One genomic segment of Mycolicibacterium psychrotolerans includes these proteins:
- a CDS encoding GAF domain-containing protein → MTSVYRAPMRSRRDDIDPHLAVERALRAGVCGFGRVGVPERRVERFAEVADGSFVWTRDSDGLFWLGRLTGPYFYDAAGEGVDLVHVRPCRWRDEPLVEKRCPAAVLATFARGGRNFQQIHDAGVGSESARVWEQG, encoded by the coding sequence GTGACGTCCGTGTACCGGGCGCCGATGCGGTCGCGCCGCGACGACATCGATCCCCACCTGGCCGTCGAGCGGGCGCTGCGGGCGGGTGTATGCGGGTTCGGTCGCGTCGGCGTTCCGGAGCGGCGGGTGGAGCGTTTCGCCGAGGTGGCCGACGGGTCGTTCGTGTGGACCCGCGACAGCGACGGACTGTTCTGGCTGGGTCGGCTGACCGGACCGTACTTCTACGACGCCGCTGGCGAAGGCGTCGACCTCGTGCACGTGCGGCCGTGTCGCTGGCGCGACGAGCCGCTCGTCGAGAAGCGTTGTCCTGCAGCGGTCCTCGCGACGTTCGCCCGAGGCGGACGGAACTTTCAGCAGATCCACGACGCAGGCGTCGGCTCGGAGTCGGCGCGCGTGTGGGAGCAGGGCTAG
- a CDS encoding alpha/beta hydrolase fold domain-containing protein, whose protein sequence is MLHGRHADPNATLATDPRSDPRMVAALAAFGLTERLPASGLSVDSPLEQRLAFATMSEQGMGAIFDALAEDVAPPAGVTTTTTTITGADGNDITLFVSRPADAAGPLPAIVHLHGGGMAIASAADVPYIRLREHLAATGLVVVGVEFRNSGGKLGPHPYPAGLNDCASAARWVDEQRGELGVSHIVVSGESGGGNLTLTLAHKAKREGWIDGIAGFYAQCPFISNRWLDRSGDLPSLEENDEYFIGREQLAILGSLYDPDGRHVDDAACWAYVATDDELTGLPTHVISVNELDPLRDEGLHYYRRLLRAGVPTVGRVVAGTCHGGDLLLASAMPEVFAASVRDVSGFAHSLSPR, encoded by the coding sequence ATGCTGCACGGACGCCACGCCGATCCCAATGCCACCCTCGCCACCGACCCGCGCTCCGATCCGCGCATGGTCGCCGCGCTGGCCGCGTTCGGTCTGACGGAACGATTGCCCGCGTCCGGCCTGAGCGTCGACTCGCCGCTGGAGCAGCGCCTCGCCTTCGCGACCATGAGCGAACAGGGCATGGGCGCCATCTTCGACGCCCTCGCAGAGGACGTCGCACCGCCCGCCGGGGTCACGACCACCACGACGACGATCACCGGTGCCGACGGCAACGACATCACGCTCTTCGTCAGCCGGCCCGCCGATGCGGCCGGCCCGCTGCCGGCGATCGTGCATCTGCACGGCGGCGGCATGGCGATCGCCAGCGCCGCCGACGTGCCCTACATCCGGCTGCGCGAGCATCTGGCCGCGACGGGCCTCGTGGTCGTCGGCGTCGAATTCCGCAACTCCGGCGGCAAACTCGGCCCGCATCCCTACCCGGCGGGGCTCAACGACTGCGCGTCGGCGGCGCGCTGGGTCGACGAGCAGCGCGGCGAACTCGGCGTCAGCCACATCGTGGTGTCCGGAGAATCCGGCGGTGGAAACCTGACGCTGACGTTGGCGCACAAGGCGAAACGCGAGGGGTGGATCGACGGCATCGCGGGCTTCTACGCGCAGTGCCCGTTCATCTCCAACCGGTGGCTCGACCGGAGCGGCGACCTGCCGTCGCTGGAGGAGAACGACGAATACTTCATCGGCCGTGAGCAATTGGCCATCCTCGGCTCGCTCTACGATCCCGACGGGCGCCATGTCGACGACGCGGCGTGCTGGGCGTACGTGGCGACCGATGACGAATTGACCGGCCTGCCAACGCATGTCATCTCGGTCAACGAACTCGACCCGCTACGCGACGAGGGGCTGCACTACTACCGCAGGCTGCTGCGGGCGGGCGTGCCCACGGTCGGGCGGGTGGTGGCAGGCACGTGCCACGGGGGAGATCTGTTGCTGGCGAGCGCCATGCCGGAAGTGTTCGCCGCCAGCGTCCGCGACGTCAGCGGGTTCGCCCACTCGTTGAGCCCCCGCTAG
- a CDS encoding demethylmenaquinone methyltransferase, producing MNRASLEKDPHEVASMFDGVARRYDLTNTVLSLGQDRFWRRATRQALGIASGDKVLDLAAGTAVSTVELAASGAWCVAADFSVGMLAAGAARPVPKVAGDATKLPFGDGVFDAVTISFGLRNVVDHVAGLREMARVTRPGGRLVVCEFSTPTNGPFATVYKEYLMKALPAMARAVSSNPDAYVYLAESIRAWPDQAELARRIEAAGWTDVAWRNLTGGIVALHAATKP from the coding sequence GTGAACCGCGCGTCGCTGGAGAAGGACCCCCATGAGGTGGCGTCGATGTTCGACGGCGTGGCGCGGCGCTACGACCTGACCAACACCGTGCTCTCGCTGGGGCAGGACCGGTTCTGGCGGCGGGCCACCCGGCAAGCGCTGGGCATCGCGTCCGGCGACAAGGTGCTCGACCTGGCGGCAGGCACGGCGGTGTCGACGGTGGAGCTGGCCGCGTCGGGGGCGTGGTGTGTGGCGGCGGACTTCTCGGTCGGCATGCTGGCGGCGGGCGCGGCGCGGCCGGTGCCGAAGGTGGCCGGCGATGCGACCAAGCTGCCGTTCGGTGACGGTGTGTTCGACGCGGTGACGATCAGCTTCGGGTTGCGCAACGTGGTGGACCACGTGGCCGGGCTGCGGGAGATGGCGCGCGTGACGCGGCCGGGCGGCCGGCTGGTGGTCTGTGAGTTCTCCACGCCGACGAACGGACCGTTCGCGACGGTGTACAAGGAGTACCTGATGAAGGCGCTGCCCGCGATGGCCCGCGCGGTGTCGTCGAACCCTGACGCCTACGTCTATCTGGCCGAGTCCATCCGCGCGTGGCCCGATCAGGCCGAGCTGGCCCGTCGCATCGAGGCCGCCGGCTGGACCGATGTCGCCTGGCGCAACCTGACCGGCGGCATCGTGGCGCTGCACGCCGCCACCAAGCCCTAG
- a CDS encoding SDR family oxidoreductase, which translates to MSEKVWFITGASRGFGREWTIAALERGDKVAATARDLSTLDDLAAKYGDALLPIRLDVTDREADFAAVQQAHQHFGRLDVVVNNAGYGQFGFIEELSEQEARDQIETNVFGALWVTQAALPLLRAQRSGHIIQVSSIGGITAFPNVGIYHASKWAVEGFSQALAQEVAEFGVHVTLVEPGGFSTDWAGPSAKHAAELPDYAEIHANAAKARASRSAQPGDPTASARAILKVVDAAEPPLRVFFGELPLQLAKADYEKRLATWEQWQPVAVEAQG; encoded by the coding sequence ATGAGTGAAAAAGTCTGGTTCATCACCGGTGCGTCGCGCGGCTTCGGGCGCGAGTGGACGATCGCGGCGCTCGAGCGCGGCGACAAGGTCGCCGCCACCGCGCGTGACCTGTCCACCCTCGACGACCTCGCCGCCAAGTACGGCGACGCGCTGCTGCCGATCCGTCTCGACGTCACCGACCGCGAGGCCGACTTCGCCGCCGTCCAGCAGGCCCATCAGCACTTCGGCCGGCTCGACGTCGTGGTCAACAACGCCGGCTACGGACAGTTCGGCTTCATCGAGGAGCTCTCCGAGCAGGAGGCCCGCGATCAGATCGAGACGAACGTGTTCGGGGCGCTGTGGGTCACCCAGGCGGCGCTTCCCCTCCTGCGCGCCCAGCGCAGCGGGCACATCATCCAGGTGTCCTCGATCGGCGGCATCACCGCGTTCCCCAACGTCGGCATCTACCACGCCTCGAAGTGGGCGGTGGAGGGCTTCTCGCAGGCGCTGGCCCAGGAAGTCGCCGAGTTCGGCGTGCACGTCACGCTGGTTGAGCCGGGCGGTTTCTCGACCGACTGGGCAGGCCCGTCGGCCAAGCACGCCGCCGAGTTGCCCGACTACGCGGAGATCCACGCCAACGCCGCGAAGGCGCGGGCGTCGCGTTCGGCTCAGCCGGGCGATCCGACGGCCTCGGCGCGGGCGATCCTCAAGGTCGTCGACGCCGCCGAGCCGCCGCTGCGGGTGTTCTTCGGAGAGCTGCCGCTGCAGCTGGCCAAGGCGGACTACGAGAAGCGGCTGGCCACCTGGGAACAGTGGCAACCGGTCGCCGTCGAAGCGCAGGGCTGA
- a CDS encoding class I SAM-dependent methyltransferase, giving the protein MIGALYEAALSGQRCWIRGADYQTRVLPVDRWLGDCDDDLFDAALAARCEGPTVDLACGPGRFVAWLTRQGVPAVGIDQSAVAVHLAEQRGAKALRGDVFDTVPREGWWQTVLLADGNVGIGGDPLRLFNRCRALLRDGGHCVVEFDPATTGATTTMLRLETDDQIGPWFEWASVGLDAVEEFGQRVSLRLKDVEIVGERGMAELAAI; this is encoded by the coding sequence ATGATCGGTGCCCTGTACGAGGCCGCGCTCTCCGGTCAGCGATGTTGGATCCGCGGCGCCGACTATCAGACTCGGGTGCTGCCCGTCGACAGGTGGCTGGGCGATTGCGACGACGATCTGTTCGACGCCGCGCTGGCGGCCCGCTGTGAGGGCCCGACCGTCGACCTGGCATGCGGGCCGGGCCGGTTCGTGGCGTGGCTGACCCGGCAGGGCGTCCCCGCGGTCGGCATCGACCAATCGGCGGTCGCGGTGCACCTGGCCGAGCAGCGGGGGGCCAAGGCGCTGCGCGGCGACGTGTTCGACACGGTGCCGCGCGAGGGCTGGTGGCAGACGGTGCTGCTGGCCGACGGCAATGTCGGCATCGGCGGGGATCCGCTGCGGCTGTTCAACCGGTGCCGCGCCTTGCTGCGCGACGGCGGCCACTGCGTCGTCGAATTCGATCCGGCCACAACCGGCGCGACGACCACCATGCTGCGTCTCGAGACCGACGACCAGATCGGTCCCTGGTTCGAGTGGGCGTCGGTCGGACTCGATGCGGTCGAGGAGTTCGGTCAGCGAGTGTCGTTGCGGCTCAAGGACGTCGAGATCGTCGGCGAGCGCGGCATGGCCGAGCTCGCCGCGATCTGA
- a CDS encoding class I SAM-dependent methyltransferase, with the protein MHPERKIDAGSLAGVSETALLTLNGRAHQARHPDAIIDDPMAVRLVDAIDFDFDKFGRRKGQEMALRSLAFDRAIAAYLSTHPSATVVALAEGLQTTFWRLDATLPDHRFRWLSIDLEPVIELRRRLLPPSPRIIMLAQSVLDHSWMDAVDTTSGVVITAEGLLMYLQPDEAMSLITACARRFPGGQMIFDLPPVMVNKLAPKGMRSSARYRVPPMPFSVSAAQLAALADTVPGITAVHDLPMPRGRGVFFDRVFPAFWAWKPTRNYRGAYTLLEFG; encoded by the coding sequence GTGCATCCCGAGCGGAAGATCGACGCCGGCTCACTGGCTGGTGTCTCCGAAACGGCTCTTCTGACGCTGAACGGACGAGCGCACCAGGCGCGGCATCCGGACGCCATCATCGACGACCCGATGGCGGTCCGCCTGGTCGATGCGATCGACTTCGACTTCGACAAGTTCGGCCGCCGCAAGGGCCAGGAGATGGCGCTGCGCTCACTGGCGTTCGACCGCGCGATCGCGGCCTACCTCTCGACGCATCCCTCGGCCACGGTCGTCGCCCTCGCCGAGGGGCTGCAGACCACCTTCTGGCGGCTCGACGCGACACTGCCCGATCACCGATTTCGTTGGCTGTCCATCGATCTCGAACCGGTCATCGAGTTGCGCAGACGTCTGCTCCCGCCCTCGCCGCGCATCATCATGCTCGCGCAGTCGGTGCTCGACCACAGCTGGATGGACGCGGTCGACACCACTTCGGGCGTGGTCATCACCGCCGAGGGCCTGCTGATGTACCTGCAGCCCGACGAGGCGATGAGCCTGATCACTGCCTGCGCGCGCCGGTTCCCGGGCGGCCAGATGATCTTCGATCTGCCGCCGGTGATGGTGAACAAGCTGGCGCCGAAAGGCATGCGCTCGTCCGCGCGCTACCGGGTGCCGCCGATGCCGTTCAGCGTGTCGGCCGCGCAGCTGGCCGCGTTGGCCGACACGGTGCCGGGGATCACCGCCGTGCACGACTTGCCGATGCCGCGCGGGCGCGGCGTCTTCTTCGACCGGGTCTTCCCCGCGTTCTGGGCGTGGAAGCCGACGAGGAACTACCGCGGCGCCTACACCCTGCTCGAATTCGGCTGA
- a CDS encoding glycosyltransferase family 4 protein, whose amino-acid sequence MRVAIVAESFLPNVNGVTNSVLRVMEHLRRTGHEVLVIAPDTPRGQPSADRVHDGIRVHRVPSMMFPKVTSLPLGVPRPRMLGVLRGFDPDVVHLASPALLGWGGVHAARHLGVPTVAVFQTDIAGFAQSYGVGVMSRAAWTWTRRLHSKADRTLAPSTAAMEDLVSHGVPRVHKWSRGVDVTGFAPSARDERLHRSWSPEGKPVVGFVGRLAPEKHVERLAVLAGRDDLQVVVVGDGVDRPKLEAALPRAIFTGALYGPELAAAYASMDVFVHPGEHETFCQAVQEAMASGVPVIAPDAGGPRDLVVPYRTGLLLPVAEFADRLSASVDHLVAERRRYAVAARRSVLGRTWPVICDELLGHYDDVAGRRGARAA is encoded by the coding sequence GTGCGCGTCGCCATCGTCGCAGAATCGTTCCTCCCGAATGTCAACGGCGTCACCAACTCGGTGCTTCGGGTGATGGAGCATCTCCGTCGCACCGGGCACGAGGTGCTCGTCATCGCGCCGGACACGCCGCGCGGCCAACCCTCGGCCGACAGGGTGCACGACGGGATCCGGGTGCACCGGGTGCCGTCGATGATGTTCCCCAAGGTGACCTCGCTGCCGCTGGGCGTTCCCCGGCCGCGGATGTTGGGGGTGTTGCGCGGATTCGACCCCGATGTCGTGCATCTGGCCTCTCCGGCGCTGCTGGGCTGGGGCGGGGTGCACGCCGCGCGGCATCTGGGGGTGCCGACCGTCGCGGTGTTCCAGACCGACATCGCCGGGTTCGCCCAGAGCTACGGCGTCGGCGTGATGTCCCGTGCTGCGTGGACCTGGACCCGGCGCCTGCACAGCAAGGCCGACCGCACGCTCGCGCCGTCCACCGCGGCGATGGAAGACCTTGTCAGCCATGGCGTTCCGCGGGTGCACAAGTGGTCCCGCGGGGTGGACGTGACCGGCTTCGCCCCGTCGGCGCGCGACGAGCGGTTGCACCGGTCGTGGTCGCCGGAGGGTAAGCCGGTCGTCGGGTTCGTCGGCCGGCTGGCGCCGGAGAAGCACGTGGAACGGCTCGCGGTGCTGGCCGGGCGTGACGACCTGCAGGTCGTCGTGGTCGGGGACGGGGTCGACCGGCCGAAGCTGGAGGCAGCGCTGCCGAGGGCGATCTTCACCGGCGCGCTCTACGGCCCCGAACTCGCGGCGGCCTACGCCAGCATGGACGTGTTCGTCCACCCCGGCGAGCACGAGACGTTCTGCCAGGCGGTGCAGGAAGCGATGGCCTCCGGCGTACCGGTCATCGCGCCCGACGCGGGCGGCCCGCGCGACCTGGTCGTCCCGTACCGCACCGGGCTGCTGCTGCCCGTCGCCGAGTTCGCCGACCGGTTGTCGGCGTCGGTGGACCACCTCGTCGCCGAGCGGCGCCGCTATGCGGTGGCGGCGCGGCGCAGTGTGCTGGGCCGCACGTGGCCGGTCATCTGCGACGAACTCCTCGGCCACTACGACGACGTGGCCGGCAGGCGCGGGGCGCGGGCCGCGTAA